In Corythoichthys intestinalis isolate RoL2023-P3 chromosome 4, ASM3026506v1, whole genome shotgun sequence, a genomic segment contains:
- the LOC130914383 gene encoding enhancer of mRNA-decapping protein 4-like produces the protein MGTEKPGPIEAACTEGFQSIVLLAAKEIDKKFDDMFNRGKEDESEPFFGPMCQLESDIRPMIEAEVRRLIHFTKKNRLASSVSAILLHTDGFLQPFRQYIKSVVEVEQKKLEAHQAYVGKKEEILQLIQWREYKQAMEMALSSNDQRLVTAVCRKLNKLGIYLLEPCPFEPFYMLSIIERMPQNLEEDEDTKDRFLLKTVRKLTGMYLFEKEKMQMVERLKESITAISDIVANKPEGFDSDLLTLSINCLSVFIG, from the exons ATGGGTACAGAG AAACCTGGTCCGATTGAGGCTGCTTGCACGGAAGGTTTCCAAAGCATTGTCCTACTTGCTGCTAAGGAGATCGACAAGAAATTTGATGACATGTTCAACCGTG gcAAAGAAGATGAGAGCGAACCATTTTTTGGACCAATGTGTCAGCTGGAGAGTGACATCAGGCCTATGATCGAGGCTGAAGTCCGACGTCTGATCCACTTCACAAAAAAGAATAGACTCGCCTCTTCAGTGTCAGCTATTTTGCTTCACACAGATGG GTTTCTGCAGCCTTTTCGGCAGTATATAAAGTCTGTTGTCGAAGTTGAGCAGAAGAAGCTGGAGGCACATCAGGCCTATGTGGGAAAGAAAGAGGAAATCCTTCAGCTCATTCAGTGGAGAGAATATAAGCAGGCTATGGAGATG GCTCTGTCAAGCAACGACCAGAGATTGGTCACTGCTGTGTGCAGGAAATTAAATAAGCTGGGCATTTATTTATTGGAACCCTGCCCATTCGAGCCATTTTATATGCTGTCAATCATCGAACGAATGCCACAGAACCTCGAAGAGGACGAGGATACCAAAGACCG ATTTTTGCTCAAGACAGTGAGAAAGTTGACAGGAATGTATCTTTTCGAGAAAGAAAAGATGCAGATGGTGGAGCGGCTGAAGGAGTCTATAACAGCCATCTCTGACATCGTGGCAAACAAACCCGAAGGATTCGATTCTGACTTGTTGACTTTGTCCATTAATTGCCTCAGTGTTTTCATTGGTTGA